The following DNA comes from Meiothermus sp..
CAGAAGCTGGACAACCTGTTCCAGAAGCCCATGCCCTACGTGATGGCCCTGCACGCCGCCCCCAAAGGCGCCGAGGATGTCTTCCACTTCCACGTGGAGTTCTACCCGGCCCTGCGCACCGCCGACAAGCTCAAGTACCTGGCCGGCACCGAGCTGGCCGCCGGCACCTTTGCCATGGATGCCCTGCCCGAGGAGACCGCGCGGGTGCTGCGCGAGGTGGCGATCTGAGCGCGGCCCCTGGCCTACCCTGGATTTTTTATGAGCGTGCGTAACACAAAAGCGATAGCCTGAGGTATGAACGATTCTGCACTCACCCGACTGCGGGCCTGGATGGAAGGCCAGGGTTTTGCGCGCTTTTTTGTACAGCAGCCCGAGAACTTCGCCTGGCTCACCGGCGGCGACAACACCGTGGTCACCTTTCGCTCAGTAGCAGCCTGGCTCGAGGTCACCCCCAACGGCGTGCGGCTCCACGCCTCGCAGATCGAGGCCGGGCGGCTCCTGGACGAGGAGGTGCCGGGCCTCGAGGTCGTGCGCTACCCCTGGTACAGCCCGCCCGCCCCTCAGGGGCCCAGCGACAGCGAGCACGACCTCACCCCTTTGCGCCTGGTGCTCTCACCGGAAGAACAGGCCCGCTACCGCGCCCTGGGCCGGGATGCCGCGGCGGCCCTGGGCGAGAGCCTCCGCTTCGCCGACCCCGGCTGGAGCGAGTACGAGCTGGCCGGGGCCATCAGCGAGGAACTCCTGTCCAAGGGCATCCAGCCCCTGGTGTTGCTGGTCGCCGGCGAGGAACGGCTCTTCCGCTACCGCCACCCCATCCCCAAACAACGTCCCTTGGGGCGGCTGTTTATGGGGGTGATCTGCGGGCGGCGGCACGGCCTTATCGCCAACGTGAGCCGCCTGCGTAGCTTTGGTCACCCGGAGGCCCAGCGCCTCAACCAGCAGGTCTGCCAGATCGAAGCCGCCGCCCTCGAGGCCTCGAGGCCCGGCGCAACCCTGGGCGAGGCGCTGGAAAGCATCCGCGCGGCCTACCAGGCCATCGGCCAGCCCCAGGAGTTTGAAAACCATCACCAGGGCGGCCTGACCGGCTACCGCAGCCGCGAGGTGCTGGCCCGGCCCGGCAACCCCACCCGGCTCGAGCCCGGCATGGCCCTGGCCTGGAACCCCAGCCTGCCCGGCGCCAAGGTCGAGGATACCTTTTTGCTCGGCGAAACCGGCCTGGAAAACCTCACCTTCGATCCGGCCTGGCCCAGCGCACAAGTCAACGGGCGCCTGCGTCCGATGGTGCTCGAGGGCTAATGGAAAAACCCAAGACCCTGTTTCCTGCTCCATCCTGATCCGACTATGTTCAAAGACCTCTTTGGCAGCGAACCCAGCGTATCCGTCTCGGCCCCGGGCCGCGTCAACCTGCTGGGCGAGCACACCGACTACAACGGGGGGTTTGTCTTCCCCACCCCCCTCCCCTACCAGACCTATATCGAAGCCGCCCCCGCCGAGGGGCTCGAGGCCTACGCCGAGAACTTTCAGGAGCATAAAAGCCGTGGGCTGGAGGTGGGCCGGCAGGGGGACTGGCTGGATTACCTCGCGGGCTGCGTGTGGGCTCTGCGCCAGCAGGGGTATGCCGTGCCGGGCCTGCGGGCCTACATCCGCAGCGAGGTGCCCATGAGCGGGGGGCTCTCGAGCTCGGCGGCGCTGGAAGTGGCCACCCTGCGGGCCCTGCGCGCCCTCTATGGCCTTCCCCTCGACGACGTGCAGATCGCCCGGCTGGCCCAGCAGGCCGAGGTGGCGTATGTGGGGGTGCGCTGCGGCATCATGGATCAGATGGCCTCGTCGGTGGGGCGGCTGGGGTACGGGCTGTTCCTGGATACCCAGAGCCTCGAGACCCGGCTGGTGCCCCTGCCGCCAGGCTACCGGGTGGCCGTGGTGGACTCGTCGGTGCCGCGCCGCCTGGCCGAGTCAGGCTACAACACCCGCCGCGCCGAGTGCGAGCAGGCCTGCGCGCTCCTGGGGGTGCCGTCGTTGCGCGCACTTTCCCCTGCCGACCTCCCCCGCCTCGAGGCCCTGCCCGAGCCCCTGAAGCGCCGGGCCCGCCACGTGGTCACCGAGAACCAGCGCGTGCTGGAAGGGGTAGCGGCCTTAGAGCAGGGCGATATCCAGCGCTTCGGCGAGCTGATGATAGCCTCGCACCGCTCACTGCGCGACGATTACGAGGTCTCGATCCCCGAGCTCGACCGGCTGGTGGAGGCCGAGCTGCGCCACGGGGCCGCGGGGGCCCGCCTGACCGGGGCCGGCTTTGGCGGCTCGACGGTGGCCTTGGTCGAGGAGTCTAAATACGAAGATTTCAAAAAGGGCGTCTTGCAGGACTACCCCAGGGCGCGGTTCTTTTGAGCTCGAGCCCCTCCGGTATAATCCCCACCATGGCCGAGCTTCCCCCCATCCTGGCGGTGTTCGCCCACCCCGACGACGAGGCCTTTCCCACCGGCGGCACCCTGGCCCACTACGCGCGGCGGGGGCATCCGGTCTACCTGGCCTGTGCCACCCGGGGCGAGGCGGGGCAGCTCAAAGACCCCACCCTCACCGTGGAGGATATGGGCGCATGGCGCACCCAGGAGCTCGAGGCCTCCTGCCAGGCCCTGGGCCTCCAGCCCCCCATCTTTCTGGGCTACCGCGACTCCGGGCGCAACGAGCGGCTGCGCCGCGACGACCCCCAGGCCCTCCACAACGCCAACCTGTGGGAGGTGGAGGCCAAAATCCGCGAGCTTATAGCCGAGCTTCAACCCAGAATCCTGATTACCTTCGACCCCCACGGGGGTTACGGGCACCCCGACCACCTG
Coding sequences within:
- a CDS encoding Xaa-Pro peptidase family protein → MNDSALTRLRAWMEGQGFARFFVQQPENFAWLTGGDNTVVTFRSVAAWLEVTPNGVRLHASQIEAGRLLDEEVPGLEVVRYPWYSPPAPQGPSDSEHDLTPLRLVLSPEEQARYRALGRDAAAALGESLRFADPGWSEYELAGAISEELLSKGIQPLVLLVAGEERLFRYRHPIPKQRPLGRLFMGVICGRRHGLIANVSRLRSFGHPEAQRLNQQVCQIEAAALEASRPGATLGEALESIRAAYQAIGQPQEFENHHQGGLTGYRSREVLARPGNPTRLEPGMALAWNPSLPGAKVEDTFLLGETGLENLTFDPAWPSAQVNGRLRPMVLEG
- the galK gene encoding galactokinase, which gives rise to MFKDLFGSEPSVSVSAPGRVNLLGEHTDYNGGFVFPTPLPYQTYIEAAPAEGLEAYAENFQEHKSRGLEVGRQGDWLDYLAGCVWALRQQGYAVPGLRAYIRSEVPMSGGLSSSAALEVATLRALRALYGLPLDDVQIARLAQQAEVAYVGVRCGIMDQMASSVGRLGYGLFLDTQSLETRLVPLPPGYRVAVVDSSVPRRLAESGYNTRRAECEQACALLGVPSLRALSPADLPRLEALPEPLKRRARHVVTENQRVLEGVAALEQGDIQRFGELMIASHRSLRDDYEVSIPELDRLVEAELRHGAAGARLTGAGFGGSTVALVEESKYEDFKKGVLQDYPRARFF
- a CDS encoding PIG-L deacetylase family protein; this encodes MAELPPILAVFAHPDDEAFPTGGTLAHYARRGHPVYLACATRGEAGQLKDPTLTVEDMGAWRTQELEASCQALGLQPPIFLGYRDSGRNERLRRDDPQALHNANLWEVEAKIRELIAELQPRILITFDPHGGYGHPDHLVVHRAATAAFFSSGHLPNPPARLFYSVFTSEYAAAMQQSGQANSILGGLDPQVFGVAENTLAVRMNVQAYLPQKRAAIAAHRSQFADRIQAMNATLDRQALMEQLISVETFALGGTRGPIPRWPLQDLFEGL